The following nucleotide sequence is from Tardiphaga sp. 709.
GCTTCCGCGATCACAGCAGTGGCGAGGCAACACGCGTCAGCGGCAATGTCGGCTACCAGTTCTCGCCGGATTTCGAGACCCGCTTCTATCTCAATGCCAACAGCGTACGTCAGCGCATTCCAGGCTCGGTGAGCAAGGCGTCGGCACTGAATTCTCCTGAGACGGCAGCAGCAGGCAATCTCACCGGCGACCAGCAGCGCAATATCGACACCGTGCGCCTCGCCAACAAGACAACCATCCGTCTCGACAACACCACGATCGATTTCGGCGTCTTCGGCGTCGATCGGCACCTGATGCATCCGATCTTCCAGTATCTGGACTACAGCTATCAGGACTATGGCGGCTTCGCGAAAGTGACCGACGACCGCAATATCGGCGGCTATCGCAACGTGTTTGTCGCCGGCGTCAATGTGATCAATGGCCGGATCGACAACAACCAGTATGTCAACGTCGCCGGCCAGAAGGGCGCACTGACATTCTCGTTCATCGATCGATCGAAGAACACCTCGGTCTATGCTGAGAATTCGTTTTATTTCCTGCCGACTGTCGCTGTCATTGGTGGCACGCAATTCCTTTATGCGACGCGCGACAGACAGGATCGTTTGAAGCCCAATGGGGTCGACGGATCGGGATCAACCGAGTTCAATCTGTGGAGCCCGAAGGGCGGATTGCTCTGGAATATCGACCCGACATGGCAGGCCTATGCGAACATCTCGCGCAGCGCCGAAGTGCCGAGCTTCGGCGAGAGCGTGTCTGGCAGGGACAGTTCGGGCGCGAGCAATCCGATGATCCCCTTCACCAGCATCCGGCCGCAGCGCGCAACGACCTATGAGATCGGGACCCGCGGTCGGCGTCCTGACCTGACTTGGGAATTAACCGGCTACCGGGCGGAAATCAGGGACGAGTTACAGTGCATCTACAGCTCCAACGGAAGCTGCAACGTCTCGAATGCAGATCGCACCATCCATCAGGGCATCGAGGCCGGCCTCGGCATCGCCGTGTTCAAGGGCATGTTCGACGCCTCGCCGCAGCCCGACAAGCTCTGGCTCAACATGGCCTATACGTTCAACGACTTCCGCTTCGACAATGACGCGACTTTCGGCAACAACCTGCTGCCGGGCGCGCCCCGTCATTATCTGCGCGCGGAACTGCTCTACAAGCACGCCAACGGCTTCTATCTCGGCCCCAATCTCGAATGGGTGCCGGAAGCTTACTATGTCGACAGCGCCAATACGCTGAAGACCGAACCCTATGCGCTGCTCGGCCTGAAGGCCGGCGTCGACAATGGCGGCACATACTCGGGCTATATCGAAGCACGCAACGTGCTCGACACCCGCTACATCGCGTCCGCCAGCATTCTCAATCAAGCCACAGCGACATCGCCGCTATTCGAACCCGGCACCGGCCGCGCCATCTATGCCGGCGTCAAGGCGAGGTGGTGAAGATGACGAATTCCGCTATGCTTCAATCCACGAAAGGACGTTCCATGACCAACCGCTCCATGCTGTTGCTTCTCGCCGCGCTGGGCGCAGTGGCATCACCTGCTTACGCCCATGTCTTCGTGCAGAGCGGTCCGGCCACGGTCGGCGGCTCCTATCGCGCGGTGCTCGCCGTGCCGCATGGCTGCGGCGCCTCGCCAACGACGAAGATCACCGTGCAGATTCCGGAAGGCATGATCGCGGTGAAGCCGATGCCGAAGCCGGGCTGGACCATCGCCGTGAAGAAAGGCGCCTATGCGCAGTCCTACGATTTCATGCACGGCATGAAAGCGTCGGAGGGCGTCAAGGAAATCACCTGGACCGGCAAGCTCGACAACGACTTCTACGACGAGTTCGTATTCTCGGCCTATATGCCTGCCGCATTGAAGGCCGATGCACCGTTGTATCTGCCGACACTGCAGAGCTGCGAGCAGGGTTCGGAAGACTGGGCGCAGATCCCGGCTGCGGGGCAGGATCCGCACAGCCTGAAATCACCGGCGCCGATCGTGCGCCTTGCCGCGGCATCACCACACGATGCAATGGCGCAGATGGCCGGCATGGTCCATGCGGGCGACCTGATGATCATGACGCCCTGGACGCGTGCCACACCGCCCGCGGCCAAGGTGGCCGGCGGCTATCTCACCATCACCAACAACGGCAAGACCAGCGACAAACTCCTGGGGGGCACATTCACCGGCGGCAGCCGCATCGAGGTGCATGAGATGAGCATGACCGATGGCGTGATGAAGATGCGTCTGCTTAATGACGGGCTTGAGATCA
It contains:
- a CDS encoding TonB-dependent receptor family protein; its protein translation is MLSVSMRLRSVLLASAAALVPGAVSAQSALSTSLPAVTVDAPAQQRAAASRKPRNAAPSARTARSTPAATPIPGTQTPSVPGALTVLTAQQALREIQQTPGGVALVTADAWRTSTPSNTIKDILDYVPGVFAQPKWGDDTRLSIRGSSLSRNFHLRGVQLYMDGIPINTADGYGDFQEIDPTAYKYVEVFKGGNALRFGANSLGGAINFVTPTGRDPFPNGASIDMGAFGFRRLQANAGGANGPWDGFITASTQSADGFRDHSSGEATRVSGNVGYQFSPDFETRFYLNANSVRQRIPGSVSKASALNSPETAAAGNLTGDQQRNIDTVRLANKTTIRLDNTTIDFGVFGVDRHLMHPIFQYLDYSYQDYGGFAKVTDDRNIGGYRNVFVAGVNVINGRIDNNQYVNVAGQKGALTFSFIDRSKNTSVYAENSFYFLPTVAVIGGTQFLYATRDRQDRLKPNGVDGSGSTEFNLWSPKGGLLWNIDPTWQAYANISRSAEVPSFGESVSGRDSSGASNPMIPFTSIRPQRATTYEIGTRGRRPDLTWELTGYRAEIRDELQCIYSSNGSCNVSNADRTIHQGIEAGLGIAVFKGMFDASPQPDKLWLNMAYTFNDFRFDNDATFGNNLLPGAPRHYLRAELLYKHANGFYLGPNLEWVPEAYYVDSANTLKTEPYALLGLKAGVDNGGTYSGYIEARNVLDTRYIASASILNQATATSPLFEPGTGRAIYAGVKARW
- a CDS encoding DUF1775 domain-containing protein, encoding MTNRSMLLLLAALGAVASPAYAHVFVQSGPATVGGSYRAVLAVPHGCGASPTTKITVQIPEGMIAVKPMPKPGWTIAVKKGAYAQSYDFMHGMKASEGVKEITWTGKLDNDFYDEFVFSAYMPAALKADAPLYLPTLQSCEQGSEDWAQIPAAGQDPHSLKSPAPIVRLAAASPHDAMAQMAGMVHAGDLMIMTPWTRATPPAAKVAGGYLTITNNGKTSDKLLGGTFTGGSRIEVHEMSMTDGVMKMRLLNDGLEIKPGATVKLEPGGFHLMLMDLAKPFAKGDKVKVQLQFEKAGKVDIELDVNAVGASAPAGGGHAH